Proteins from a genomic interval of Campylobacter concisus:
- a CDS encoding transporter substrate-binding domain-containing protein, whose translation MGYNVEKGNKELLIKINFALNELSKEGALSEISLKYFGKDIFK comes from the coding sequence ATGGGCTATAACGTAGAAAAAGGTAACAAAGAGCTACTAATTAAGATAAATTTTGCCCTAAATGAGCTTAGCAAGGAAGGAGCTTTAAGCGAAATTTCGCTTAAATACTTCGGCAAAGATATTTTTAAATAA
- a CDS encoding amino acid ABC transporter substrate-binding protein, whose protein sequence is MNFKPIFGLIAGAFLALNLNASTIKKGELIVATEGTYSPYSFYDEKGELVGYDVDIAKAVAQKLNLKVEFLTAPWDAMLAAFDAGKADVVFNQVSINEDRKKKYGMSVPYTMPYPVIVVHKDNNDIKSFADLKGKKSVHSATSNWAAIAEKNGATVVVADGFSKGVELIISKRADDTINDNVTFFDYIKQRPNAPLKIAYTSNEPMPTAAIVKKGNTELLEAINKALDELKAEGKISEISMKYFGKDISK, encoded by the coding sequence ATGAATTTTAAGCCCATTTTTGGCTTGATCGCAGGTGCTTTTTTAGCTTTAAATTTAAATGCTTCAACTATCAAAAAAGGCGAACTTATCGTCGCAACTGAAGGCACTTACTCACCTTACTCATTTTACGATGAAAAGGGCGAGCTAGTGGGATACGATGTAGATATCGCAAAAGCAGTAGCACAAAAGCTAAATTTAAAAGTCGAGTTTTTAACAGCTCCTTGGGATGCGATGCTAGCTGCATTTGATGCTGGTAAAGCTGATGTTGTGTTTAACCAAGTAAGTATAAACGAGGATAGAAAGAAAAAGTATGGTATGAGCGTGCCTTACACTATGCCATATCCGGTAATTGTCGTGCATAAAGATAACAACGACATCAAAAGTTTTGCTGATCTAAAAGGCAAAAAGAGTGTACACTCTGCTACTAGCAACTGGGCAGCGATAGCCGAGAAAAACGGCGCAACAGTGGTCGTAGCTGATGGCTTTAGCAAAGGCGTGGAGCTTATCATCTCAAAAAGAGCTGATGATACGATAAACGATAACGTTACATTTTTTGACTACATCAAACAACGCCCAAATGCGCCACTAAAAATCGCATACACAAGCAACGAGCCGATGCCAACAGCTGCAATCGTTAAAAAAGGCAACACCGAGCTACTAGAAGCGATAAACAAAGCGCTTGATGAACTAAAAGCCGAGGGCAAGATAAGTGAAATTTCGATGAAATATTTTGGAAAAGATATTTCAAAATAA